From Thalassovita sp.:
TCGACTGACCCGATAGCAGGGTCAGCCCCTGATCGGATAATTGCGCGGGCACCATGTTCATTGAAGGTGCGCCAATGAACTTGGCGACGAACATATTGGCGGGGGAATGATAGACCTCAGCCGGGGTGCCAACCTGTTGAATATGGCCGTCTTTCATGATCACAATCCGATCCGCCATGGTCATGGCCTCAACCTGATCATGGGTCACAAAGACGATGGTGTTGCCCACACGCTGGTGCAGTTTTTTGATTTCCAGCCGCATCTGGGTGCGCAGCTGCGCATCGAGGTTGGAGAGCGGCTCGTCAAACAGGAACACGGCGGGATCGCGGACCATGGCCCGGCCAATGGCGACGCGCTGTCGTTGACCCCCGGACAGCTGGTTTGGTTTCCGCTCCAACAGGTGGGTCATGTCCAGGATGCCTGCCACCTCCGCAATACGTGCTTCTTTTTCGGGTTTCGATAGCTTGGAGGCGCGCAGACCAAAGGCGATGTTTTTCTTAACCGTCATGTGGGGGTAGATGGCGTAGTTCTGGAACACCATGGCGATGTCACGTTTCTTGGGCTCCAGATTGTTGACCACCCGGTCGCCGATGATCACCTCACCGCCTGTGACATCCTCCAGCCCGGCGATCATGCGCAGGGTTGTTGATTTCCCGCAGCCCGATGGGCCAACGAAGACCACAAATTCACCGTCGGCAACGTCCAGGTTGATGCCATGCAGAACCTCAGTCTGATTGTAGCTCTTGGTCAGGTTTTTAAGCGATAGATTAGCCATTCTCAGGTCTCCACATAGGACATAAAGGCCGTGTCCAGGGCAGTGCGCGCGTCGCTGTGGCGCTGATTGCGCGCGCGGTGTTCGGTGGTCAATTCAGTCAGGGTGCTCTGATACTGCGTCAGTGCGGCGCCCAGGGCTTCGGGCGCGGGGCCGCCGGGGCGATTGCGCATTTCCACAAAATGGCGGGCCGAGGTCACTTGCTGAAAGCGATCCTCGGTCAGGATCGTGTCGCGGCCTGCCTCCGCGGCGAAGGCGGTGGTGAAAGCCTCAAACCCCTGCCGCAAGGGTTCGGATTGGGCGATCACCGCTTTGGCGGTGTGGGCGGCGATTTCATGGGCCTGTCTGAAGGTCAGACCCTCATCACGCACCAAAGTGTCCGCCAGTTCGGTGATGGTGATACAGGCGGCATCGGTGGTTGTGGCGACGCGATCGGCATTGATGCTGCAGGCCGGCAGAAAGGCGGTCAGCAGATCGATCATCCGCGCGCCAGAGGCAAAGGCATCATAGCCTGCCTGCTGCACTTCGCCTTCGCTGTCATTCATATCGGTGTAGGGCGTGTTGTGCATGGTGTTCACAATCACATCGCACCGCCCGGCGCTGACGCTGGCCAGATGGCGCATATGTTCAATCGGCACCGGGTTGCGTTTTTGCGGCATGATGGAGCTGATCTGCACCAGACTGTTGGGCACATAAAGCTGGCCCACCTCAAAGGCGGCCCAATAGCCCATATCCTGCACGACGCGGCCAAGGTGAACGAAGACAAGCTTCAGCGCGGAATAAAGCGCGGTGACGTAATCCACGCTGGCGATGCATCCGTAGGCGTTGAGCAGTGGCTCTTGAAACCCCAAAAGGTCCGCGACCCGGCTCCGGTCTATTGGGAAGCCGCTGGTGGTGATGGCCGCTGCCCCCATGGGGCAATGTTCCAGCCCATTGGCGGCGGCGTTCAGCCGTGCTGCATCGCGCAGCAAAACCTCAACAACCGCAGACAGGTAATGGCCAAATGTCGTGGGTTGCGCCGGCTGGCCGTGGGTATAGGCGACAATCAGCGTTTCGGCCTCGGTGTCTGCCTTTTGGATCAGCGCGTCACAGAGGCTGGTGATCTTTTGCAGCATCACGTCGGTGCGCTGGCGCAGGGCCATTTTGAACAGGGTGTGGTCCATGTCATTCCGGGACCGCGCTGTATGCAGCGCCCCGCCCAGATCCCCCAGCCTGTCGCGCAACGCGGCCTCAACTACGAAGAAGTAGTCTTCGTACTCGCCGGTATAACTCAGGCTGGCGATGTCGATGGTTGCATCGATATCCGACAAGGCTGCGGCAATGGCACGGGCGTCAGGCCCCGTCAGGATGCCGGTTTCGGCAAGCATGACCAGATGGGCCTTATTGATCTGCGCCATATGTGTGGCGTAGTTGGCTTTCACCCCTTCAAACAGCGGCGCAAGTACCGTGTCGCGATAGGTTGGGTCTGGAAAACGGGTGGTGTCAGTCATAGCGGGCCTTGCGCAAACGGTTCCAGAAAAGGGGACGGGTGGCGGTATTGAGTGGTGGCACAGCGGGTCATCCTTTCAGCCCCGCCATGACAACACCGCGAATGATGAAACGTTGGAAGATCAGGAAGACCACCAGCGTCGGGATGGTTGAGATGGCCGCGCCGGTCATGATCAGCTCCCAGGCGACATCGGCCTCATCCCCGAAACCGGAAAGACCTACGGGGATGGTGTACATTTCCACCGAATTGGTCACGATCAACGGCCAGAGGAAGGCGGTCCAGTTGCCAAGGAAGACAAAGATCGCCAGCGCCGCCAAGGCAGGTTTGACCAGCGGCATGGCCACCGTCCACCAGATGTGCAGCTCATTCAGCCCGTCAATGCGCGCGGCCTCAATGAAATCATCCGGCACCGATTCAAAGAACTGTTTCATCAGGAAGGTGCCAAAGGCCGTCATCAGACCGGGGAACATGATGCCCCAATAACTGTCGAGCCAGCCAAAGGATTGGCTCATCAGATACCAGGGGATGACCAGCATCTCGGTCGGGATCATCAGTGTCGAGAGAATTGCTATGAACACGATCTGCCGGCCCGGGAATTTGAACTTACACAGAGTGTAGCCCACCAGACTGTCAAACAGCAGGTTTGAGATCGTCGTGATCACCGCAATGATGATGGAGTTGATGAACCAGAGGTAAAACCGCCCATCTTCAAGAACATAGGTGTAGTTCTCAATCGTGGGCTCTTCTGGCACCAGGTTGACGTTATAGACCTCATGCGGCCACTTCAGCGAGGTTGAGATCATATAGGCGATCGGCATGACCATCAGGATGCCGCCAAAGAACAACAGCCCCCAGCGCAGGATCTGGCCCATGTTGCGCGGCTTGGTGACGGCGCTGCGGTCTAGGACATCTGTGGTCGGACGGATTTCGGTGGCAGACATATCATTCACTCCGCAACAGGCGCAGCTGAAGCAGCGACACCACCAATAGGATCAGGAACAGCACAACCGTCTGGGCCGCGGCATATCCCATGTCAAAGCCATTGAAGGCGGTATCATAGATCATCAACACAAGCGGTTTGGTTGAGTTAAGCGGCCCTCCTGGATTGTTCGTGGTCATGTTGAACACATGGTCGAAAATGCGCAGGAAGCCGATGGAGGAGAACACGACGATGAACACAATCGTCGGACGCAGCAGCGGAAGGGTGATCTGGGTCAGCACGGTGAACCAGCCAACACCATCGATCTTGGCCGCCTCATAGAAGCTGACAGGGATGGCACGCAGGCCCGCCATGAAGATGATGACCTGAAACCCCAGCCCGGCCCAGACCGCAGGCGCCAAAATGGCTGGCAGGGCATTGGTGGTGGAGTTCAGAAACTCGATCTGGGCGATGCCAATGCTGGCCAAGAGGTTGTTGAACAGACCGATCGGGACCCCTTGGTAAAACCAGCGCCAGACCCAGGCCATGGCCACCGCGGACGTCATGAACGGCAGGAAGTAGAGCATCCGCAGGAAGCCGTGCATAAACCGCACCTTATCAAGGTGGTAGGCAATGACGAAGCTGATGACCAGTGAAATAGGGGTGCCAATGATCAGGTAGGCAAAGGTGTTTTTGAAGACCTTCCAAAACACCGGATCATTCCAAAGCTTGATGTAATTGTCCCACCCCGTCCAGGTGCGGGAGCCAAGCAGGTTCCATTCCTGGAACGAAATCAGAAAGGCATTCCCGGTCGGGTAAAAGCGGATCACGCTGTAAAACAGGACCGGAATGGCCAGAAAACTCCAAGCCCAGACGATGAGCTTTTGGCGAATTGTGAGGCGCTCATAAAATCGCATGCATGGGCCTATGGCTTGAAGATGTAGAACTTGAGGGCAGGAGGTGGGGCCAAAGCGCCGGGGCGCTTTGACCCATCGTGAGTGGCTTAGTTGTAGTAATCGTCGAGGATTTTCTGCTCAGCCGCGGCGGCTTCGGCAATGCTGTCTGCCAATGGCTGGCCTTCGATATCCGCGCGACCAACCATATCCATCAGAACCTGACGCTGGGCCGATTCATTGGCGAATTTGGTGGTCCGGGCATATTCCAGCCCCCGGATGAACGGGCCATAGACCGGATGGTTGGCGTTGGCATCGGTCATGCCGACGGAGGGTTTTGCGGGCAGTTCACCCACAACATCCAGCCAGATCTGCATCGCCTCGTCCGAGGTGATGTACTGCATGAATTTCACTGCAGCGTCGTATTTCTCACCTTCGGCTTTGGTTGTGATGCCGTTGACCCAATAGGAGGAATAGTTGGCGCGCATGCCGTCGCCGTTGGCGGGCAGTTCAGCCACACCCCATTTCAACCCGCGCACCTTGTTCAGTGAACCAATACGGAAAGAGCCATCAATATGCATGCCGGCACGGCCTGCCTTAAAGGCGGCTTGCGGTTCATCCATAAAGCCTGAGGCGGTGACCTCATGAACTTTCTCAAGGTCGGTGTAATATTCCAGCGCGGCGATGCCTGCATCCGTGTTGTAGTTCACGGTGCGATAATCGTCCTGATAGGGCTCACCGCCGAACTGGCGGATCAGCCCCTCACGGAACCAATGGTGGTCCTGGGCGTTCATGCCGGTGGTGATCCCGACTTGGGTGATGTTACCGGCGCCGTCTTTCTTGGTCAGCTTTTTCGCGACCTCGATCAGTTCATCCAGCGTTTCTGGTGGGGCTGTGATGCCAGCATCTGCAAAAAGACGCTCGTTGTAGAACAGCGCCAGAGAACGAACCGCGGTGGGCAGCGCGTGATAGCCATCTTCGCCTTTCATGGCCTGAACCATCGGGAAGAACTCGGCATCAATGGTTGCCGGATCAAAGGCATCGGTCGGCAGCGGCTGGATCAGGTTGGCGGCAACGTAGTCATTCAGCCAGCCATAAAACAGCTGCACCACATCCGGGCCTTCGCCTGCCGGGATCGCCGCAGCAACTTTGGTGCGGTAATCCGCATAGGGGAAATGCGTCATCTTCACGGTGATGTCGGGGTTGGCTGCCTCGAAGTTGGTGATCAGCTGCTCCATCGCTTCGACGCGCGCATCAAAGAAGTACTGCCAATATTCAATCTCTACCGCGTTTGCTGCCGAAGCAAACAGAGTGGAGACGCTTGCAACGCTGGCTAAGGCGATGCTGTTCCATTTCTTAAACATAGTCGGCTCTCCTGTTGGGTATTAATTATTGACGCGACATTAACTCAACTTACTTGAGAGCTCAAGTTAGTTGAGTTAATGTGGCCTCATGACGCGAAACCTCAAAAACTCCTCCTCCGCTGCAGGTGCAAAAAGTGACCGCTCTCGCGGGCGCAATCGACAGGCTGTGCTGAGTGAAATCAGGGCCGCAGGCCGGATTGGCCGTGCAGCAATTGCCCGCTCGCTGGGGCTGTCAACGCAGGCTGTCAGCAATATCATCGCGGATCTTGAGGCCGACGGGCTGTTGGTGGAACGGGGTATGCACAGCGCCGGACGTGGCTTGCCTGCCATGCAATATGGCCTCAATCCAACGGGGGGATTCGCGCTGGGCATCGAGGTGCGCCCAGATGCCTTGTTCCTGGCGCTGCTGGATCTGGAGGGGCAGCCCGTCACCACCCGACGCAAGGCATTGGTGGATCACGCCCCCGACACCGTGGTGGGTGAGGTCACATCGCTACTGAAGCGGATGTTGGCGAAATCCGATGTAGTGGCAGAGCGCATCATCGGCGCTGGCGTTGTGTTGCCGGGGCCTTTTGGCCAAACCGGCCTCAGCGGCAAGGGGCCTGTGCTGATCGGCTGGCAGGAAATTGATGCCGCAGATCTGTTCGCCAGTGCCCTCGATCTGCCGGTGGAGGTGTCAAATGACGCTAATGCGGCGGCAATGGCGGAACGTTTTGGGGGCGCGGCGCAGACCCTGGATCACTATGCCTATCTGTATTTCGGGGCCGGTCTGGGCCTTGGGCTGGTGTCGCAGGGCCAGTTGATCAGCGGCGCCTTTGGCAATGCAGGTGAAATCGGGCATTTGCCAATTTCCACACCCGACGGGATGCGTCCATTGGAAGAGGTGCTCAGCCGTGATGCGGTGCGGCGGCGCCTTGAAGAGGGTGGTGCTGAGGCTACCCCGGTCGATTTGGAGAGAATTGCCAACCTCTATGCTGAAAAGGATCCGCGCCTATCGGAATGGCTGACGCAGGCAACCGCTGCGTTAAGTCAGGCCGTTGGCGTGATCGAAAACCTGTTTGATCCGCAATCGATCATTCTGGGCGGCGCGATGCCAGAAGAGGTGCTGGAACATCTGGTGCACCAGACACAGCTGCCTGAATTGACCGTATCCCACCGGCCAGATTCCCCGTCACCCCGGCTGATGGTGGGCGACGCGGGGCGCCTGACGGCGGCGCGCCGTGGCGCGGCTATGGTGCTGAACCGTGCCTTTACCCCCGAAGCTTTGCCCGTCCGACATTTCCAATCTTGAGGAATTGATATGCCCTTGTCCGATCAATCGCGCATCCTGCAGGACCGCCTGACCCCGCGGATCTTGATGCTGTGGCAGGCCTTGGCGCCGCTGCAAAGCGTGGTGTCCTTCATGAACACGGGCGCGCATCCGGATGATGAGACCTCTGCGATGCTGACCGCACTTGGGCTGCGCGATGGTTTGGACCTGAGCTATTGCTGCTCCACACGTGGTGAGGGTGGGCAGAATGATATTGGGCTGGAAAGTGGCCCGGCGCTTGGAATGCTGCGGACCGCAGAAATGGAACGCGCCTGTGATATCCTGAATATGCGGATGTATTGGCTGTCGTCGCATTGGGACGACCCGGTGACCGACTTTGGGTTTTCCAAATCCGGGGTGGAGACCTTGGAAAAATGGGGCAAGGCCCGCACCCTGCGCCGCTTTGCCCGCGTGTTGCGGATCGAACGGCCTGACATCATCTGCCCGACCTTTCTGGATATCCCTGGCCAGCATGGCCATCACCGCGCCATGACCGAGGCGGCGCATCTGATGATGGATCTTGCCGCTGATCCGGAGTTTGACACCGGCGGGCACGCACCGTGGGCGGTGAAGAAACTTTATCTGCCCGCGTGGTCTGGGGCAGGGCAGGCTTATGACGATGATCTGCCCCCACCGCCAGCGACCCTGACCATTCAGGCAGACGGAATCGATCCGATCAGCGGAGCCAGCTTTGAACGCATCGGCCAGCAGTCGCGCGCGTTTCATAAGACGCAGGGCATGGGGAGCTGGATAGACATCGGGGCAGAGCGGAACTGGCCATTGCATCTGGCCAAATCCCGTGTTGCGGGGCCGGATGAAACGATCACCTCGGGCTTGCCGCAGACGCTGCGGGATCTTGGGTTTGGCGCTATTCAGGACCACCTTGATGCCGCCCGCGCGGCCTTTCCCGATTTTGCGGCGGTTACGAAAGAAGCCAGTGCAGCACTTGCCTTGTTGCAGGCCGCAAAGGTGGCGCCGGAGGATCAGCACCGCATTGATCGGAAAATCACCCAAGTCTCACGTGTCATACGCTTGGCCGCGGGCGTTCAGGTCGAGGCGCGCCTTGCCCAGGACAGTCTTGCACCCGGTGAGCGCACCGATGTTCACATCGCAACGCGGCAGGGGGCGGCCACAGAAGTGAGCACGCGAATTGAGACGGCCGCCGGGTGGATCGCAGACAAGACAGAGCTGCGCAATGAAAGCGCCGAGCCCAGCCAGCCTTACCCGTGGTGCTATCTGCCGGACAGTCCCGCCGCCCCTTGTGTTGAGGTTGCGGTGACCACACATGGCGTGACCAGCACCACCGCCGTGCCCTTTGAAAGCCCGCCTTTGTCTTTGTCCACCGTTGTGGTGGACCTAAGCCCCAGCGGCGATGTGGTGAACTTGAAATCAGACCGGCGCAGGGTCGCAGTGGCCCTGCGTGTCGTAACTCCAAAAGGCGGGCAGGCCACCCTGCAACTGCCACATGGCTGGACGTCTGAGCCCACAGAAACTGGGTTTGATATCCACCTGCCTGCGGATGCCACGACAGGGTCCTATTCTATTCCCGTTCTGGTCGGGGATCAGGTGGCCCAGCAGGTGGTGACCACCCAGTATGATCACGTTGCGTCGCGCGTCTTGGCGCAGGATGCGGTTATCCAATTGCAGGTGATTGAGGCGGACCTGCCCAAAGCGCGTATCGGCTATATTGGCGGCGGCAATGATGAGGTGGATCATTGGCTGGCCACCATGGGGCTGGATGTTGTGGCCCTGCAGGACGATGATTTGGCCAGCTCTACCCGGCTTGCGCAGTTTGACACCCTGGTCGTTGGCATCTTCGCCTTTAAATTTCGGCCCGCGCTGGCTGCGATCACACCGCAGCTGCATCACTGGGTCGAAAACGGCGGTAATCTTGTGACGCTTTACCATCGCCCCTGGGATAACTGGCAGCCCGATAGAACGCCGCCGAAACCGATGGAGATCGGCCAGCCGTCACTGCGCTGGCGCGTCACCAATGAGGCGGCGGTGGTGACACATCTGGCCGAACATGCACTACTGTCGCAGCCCAATGACATTGGACCTGCCGAGTGGCAGGGCTGGAAAAAAGAGCGTGGGCTTTATTTCGCCAAATCCTGGGATGCGGCCTACACACCACTGTTGGAAATGGCCGACCCGGACGAAGCACCACTGCAGGGCGCGCTGTTGGTGGCGGATATTGGCAAGGGGCGTCACACCCATTGCGCGCTGATCCTGCACCACCAGATGGCCAAAGGCGTGCCCGGTGCCTTCCGCCTTATGGCAAACCTCGTTGCCCCGCGCGGTTGATCCCCTCCCACCAAACGGGGCGCCAGAGGTTCATAACCTTGCCGGTGGCGCCTGGCTGATCGCCGATATGACGTTCAACATCTGCGCATTGAGCATCGTGAAGTGGTTGGGGCCGGACTATCCAGCGGTGCAGCTTGTGTTCCTGCGCGCCTGCGTCGGATTTATCCTGATGCTGCCCTGGCTGCTGCAACGGCGCATGGAGTTTATTGGCCTGACGGATCTGCGCCTGCATATGGCACGGATTCTGTTTTCGACCATGGCGTTGTTTTCCAGCTTCTACGCTTTGTCGCGCCTGCCATTTGCTTTGGTCACGGCCATCGGATTTACCCGTCCGATCCTGACCATGGTATTGGCGTGGCTGCTGCTGAAAGAAACCGTTTCGAACAAACGCTGGGCCGCAGCCGGCGTTGCGTTCTTGGGGGTGCTGCTTGCGCTGCAGCCCGGCACCCTTGTCTGGTCCAGCGGGATCCCCGCCGCGTTTCTGACCGTTCTCTGCGGGACAATGGCGATCATCGTAACGCGGCGGCTGGCGGGGACACCGGTGGTGGTGATGATGACGTTTTACACGCTGGGACTGACCCTGTTCAGCGCCCCCTTCGCCCTTGCGCAATGGGTCACAATCGCCCCTGATCACCTGTTGCCACTTCTGACGATTGGCGTTGCCGCACAGGTCGCGCAGTTTTGTTTCCTGAAGGCACATTACAAAGCCGAAGCCGGGTTTCTGTCGATCCTTGCCTACCTCAGCCTGGTGTTCACGACGACCGTTGGCATCGTGGTGTTTGATGAGGTGCCCACCTTGATGTTCTGCGCAGGGGCCATGTTGATTGTCGGCGCGGCGATCTGGACCACGTTCAGTGCAAGATGAAAGGGATTGGCGTGCCGCATCACTCCCCCTGTGTCCAGGATCTCGCATTGATGGCGACACGGTTAAAACAAACCCACAGCCGACGGCCTGTCGCGGCAAATGTTTGATTTATGGCTAAAGTTCTGCGCGTTACGTTCGTTGCCAATTAGGTGATGCAGCCAGTGCCGATAGCCCCAAATGATGCGCGCGACGGGGTGGCGGTTTGCTTGAAAAATGCGAAGGTCTACCCGATCCCGGATTTGTTTAACAAAGCGGGCTTATGGTGTAAGCTGAAGAAAAAGGACCAAGAATAATACGGTGAGTTTCCCCTTAAATATTGAAATATAGAACTCTAAGGGTTCTGTGTGGTATCTTCCTACAGCCTGTGGAGTGTCGATGTCATGAGGTGGAACAGACTGCGGGAGATGCAAAATCGGAGGGCCAATTGACTACAAAATCGATTTTGAAAACCGTCGCGCTTCTGGCGGCGACACTATTTCCATTCTCTTCGGCAGCGGAGGCAAATGATCCTCTGATTTTAACGAACGGCTATTGGCCACCGTTCAAGGGCGAGTCCCTGCCCAAAGGTGGGATTATCACCGATGTCACCCTCCAGACACTGACCCGTGCAGGGTATGAGGTGGCCGTGGCCGTGGTGCCCTGGAAACGGGCCTATGCGGGAACAGTGGATGGCAGATACGATGTGATCTCGGCCATTTGGGCCACGCCTGAACGCCAAACCGAATTGGCCTTTAGTGACGCCATCCTGTCCAGCCGCGTTGTTGTGATCCACCGGTCTGACTATGATTTTACCTTCAGTTCGCTTGAGGATCTGAAAGGCGAAACTGTTGGGGTGACAGCGGGCTATGGCTACCCGGAGAGTTTCCAAAAGGCCGACTTCTTTGAACGCGAAGAATCCCAAACGCTGACCCAGAGCCTGCGCAAGCTGATCCTGGGCCGTATCAACGTCATCGTCGCCGAAGAAACCTCGGCGCGGTATGTGGTTGCTGCGGACTTCCCCGATGCGGTGGGCAGCCTGCAATATTCTGAAACTGCGCTGCAGGAAAATCCGCTGCATGTTGCCTTCACCATGGCGCGTCCTGATCATCCCGAACTGAGGACCCGCTTCAATGAAGCCCTGGCCGACATGCGCGCAGACGGAACGCTGGAGGAGATACTGGAGTTCCACGGCGTATCCAGCATGCAGAAATGACATGCTCAGAACCTTTCCGCACCATATGAGATCCAAAAGTGACCATGCTCAGGCTCAAAACTGGGTTCTGGCTCAAAACGGGGCGGCGATGAATAGAAAAGACAACGACGTACCGGGGCAAGAATGACCGTTCGGATTACCAATCGTATTTCTTTCAAACAGGCGCGGTTGGCGGTGATCCTTGCCTTTTTCCTTGGTCTGCTGATGAGTGGCTTGCAGATCTGGTTGGATTTCCGGAACGAAAAAGAACAGGTTGATGCCACTGTGTCGCAGCTGATGAGCGCGGTGCATGATACTGCTGCGCAGGCGGCCTTTGGGTTTGAGACGCCCCTGGCTGAGAGGGTTGTTTCCGGTCTGTTCGAATATGATGCGATCGTCACTGCGGAGATCAAAACCGATTTTGGCGATATCCTGGCCAGACGGGACACCTCTGATGGCACAGCACAAAACCGCCATGTGTTTGGTTTCTTGTCTGACGACAGCCCCTCGGTTTATGCCCACGATCTGTATCTGGACGACCGGGCGGATCCGGTTGGAACCCTGACGATCTGGGTCGACCCCTATCTTGCCTTCGCTAGTTTTTTCAATCGCATCGGGCTCATCCTGCTGTTTGGTATGATCCGCAGCCTGTTTTTGGCGGTTGCACTGATGGCGGCCTTTTACGTCGTTCTGACGAAACGTATTGAACAGATCTCCAGAAGTGTTGAGGGCTTTGAGACGGCAGTCACGCCAAGCGCCAATGGCGAAAACGGGCTCAACGATAAACATGATGAGCTGGACATCCTTGCCTCATCCATCGCGAGCTATCAGCGTGAGAAAAACAAAACCCTTGAGGTTCTCGAAAGACGGGTTGCTGAGCGAACGCAAGCTCTGTTGGGAACCGCCCGCAAGGCAGAGGCCGCTAGCCACGCCAAATCGCTATTCCTTGCCAATATGTCCCATGAAATCCGCACACCAATGAACGGTGTCATCGGGATGGCCGAAGTGCTGGCGCATACGGAGTTGCAGCCAGAACAACTGCGGATGGTCACCACCATTCGCAAGTCGTCGATGTCGCTGTTGCGGATCATTGATGACATCCTCGACCTGTCCAAGATTGAGGCTGGTAAAGTCACGCTTGAGGCCGTGCCGGTGAATGTCCACACGCTGCTGGAAGAGGTTGTCGATACGCTGCGACCCATCGCCAAAGGTCTGAACGTCCGGATTTCTTTCCGTTTGGACCCGTTGATCCCGCATTACATCCTCGCCGATCCAGTGCGCCTGCGTCAGGTGTTCATGAACCTGATGAACAACGCGCTGAAATTCTCCAGCCGCGAGGAGGGGCAGCAACCAGGCCGCGTGCGGTTGCTGACCGATCTGACGCCGGAAAACCGGATAAAGGTCACCGTAATGGACGACGGTATTGGCATGACAGACCATGCTATCGCCAATCTGTTCCAGCCATTTACGCAAGGCGAAGAGTCGATCACCCGGCGCTACGGCGGAACCGGGTTGGGGCTGGTGATCACCAGCGATTTGATCGCACTGATGGATGGCGCCATTCAGGTCGACAGTGTGCTTGGCCAAGGCAGCGTGTTTGAGGTGACCCTGCCATTTGTCGAAACCAGCGGTGTTGAGGAAGAGGTCGACGTTTCTGGGTTGCAGGTATTTGCCTTTGTGGATGAGGGGATCAACAGGCCGACGCTGGCGTCCTACGTTGAGTTTCAGCGATCGGAAATGCTGTTTGCGGAGACCGAGGCTGAGCTTAAGGGGCTGATTGCAAACGCGGATAGTGAATTCATTGTTCTATTGTCGCTTGAAACCGCTGAGGAAAATGAGCGCCTGCGCGACAGCCTGTCTGAGCATTACCCCGATGTCAAAATCCTGTGGTTCATCGCAGACATTGAAGAGGCCAGCCTTTGCAGATTGCCCAACTGTTTCATGGTGCAACGCTACCCGCTGCTCCCCTCCGAACTGGTGAGGGGCATCGCGCTGCTGACCGGGCGCGCCAGCCTTGTCGCGGATCAAGAAGAGGCGTTGCCAGAACCCACGGCCGTGCAGTCTGAGGATGAGGAGGATCGCAAAATCCTTCTTGTTGAGGATAATGAGATCAATATCGACGTCATCTACCGGCAACTCAGCTCGCTGGGGTTCCAGCCTGAAATCGCAAAGAACGGGCTGGAAGGGTTGGAAAAATGGCGGACTGAAAAGTTCAAACTGGTGCTGACAGATTGCAACATGCCAGAGATGGACGGCTTTGAGATGACCCAGAAGATGCGGGCGATTGAGGAAAGCGAAGGCCGCTCACGCTCAACGATTGTTGCGATCACCGCAAACGCCATGGGGGGCGAGGCCGAAAGGTGTTTGGCTGCCGGGATGGATCGTTACCTGTCAAAGCCCACCACGCTCAAGCAATTGGGGGAGGCGCTGACGATCATTCGGCCAAAGGATGATGTGACCTCTGGCGGCAGGAAGGGCGAGACGGGCCAGGAGCCGCAGCAACCAGAACCTGCCGCCGTTGACCCATCTGTTTTGACAGCGTTGCTGGGCTATGAGGACAAGACGTTTATTGCCGATACGCTGCAAAAACTGATTGCAGAAACTGGACCCGAAATTCCCAAACTGCAAGAAGCCCTGGAAGCCAACGACCGAAAAACCGCAGGGTTTCTGGCGCATAAGTTCAAATCCTCCATGCGATCTGTCGGGGCCCTTGCCTTCGGGGACCTTTGCGACGGCATCGAACAGCGCGCCAATGGTGATGAGGTGTTTGATGGGCAGGAATTTATCGAGCCGGTCGAGCAGGGCTTCATCGCCGTTCTGGATTTCGTGGAAGACTACGCCAAGGAGCAGTTGGAAACGTAATCCGTGGGAGCTGTCTG
This genomic window contains:
- a CDS encoding sn-glycerol-3-phosphate ABC transporter ATP-binding protein UgpC; amino-acid sequence: MANLSLKNLTKSYNQTEVLHGINLDVADGEFVVFVGPSGCGKSTTLRMIAGLEDVTGGEVIIGDRVVNNLEPKKRDIAMVFQNYAIYPHMTVKKNIAFGLRASKLSKPEKEARIAEVAGILDMTHLLERKPNQLSGGQRQRVAIGRAMVRDPAVFLFDEPLSNLDAQLRTQMRLEIKKLHQRVGNTIVFVTHDQVEAMTMADRIVIMKDGHIQQVGTPAEVYHSPANMFVAKFIGAPSMNMVPAQLSDQGLTLLSGQSIAGPWQAQGQSDVQVGVRPDDLTVAEEGTGLLNGTVTVQEPLGSETLIYVDTEAGEVIAKADGRTPPALGSRVALTAAPDTLHVFDAQTGVSLQ
- the argH gene encoding argininosuccinate lyase; protein product: MTDTTRFPDPTYRDTVLAPLFEGVKANYATHMAQINKAHLVMLAETGILTGPDARAIAAALSDIDATIDIASLSYTGEYEDYFFVVEAALRDRLGDLGGALHTARSRNDMDHTLFKMALRQRTDVMLQKITSLCDALIQKADTEAETLIVAYTHGQPAQPTTFGHYLSAVVEVLLRDAARLNAAANGLEHCPMGAAAITTSGFPIDRSRVADLLGFQEPLLNAYGCIASVDYVTALYSALKLVFVHLGRVVQDMGYWAAFEVGQLYVPNSLVQISSIMPQKRNPVPIEHMRHLASVSAGRCDVIVNTMHNTPYTDMNDSEGEVQQAGYDAFASGARMIDLLTAFLPACSINADRVATTTDAACITITELADTLVRDEGLTFRQAHEIAAHTAKAVIAQSEPLRQGFEAFTTAFAAEAGRDTILTEDRFQQVTSARHFVEMRNRPGGPAPEALGAALTQYQSTLTELTTEHRARNQRHSDARTALDTAFMSYVET
- a CDS encoding carbohydrate ABC transporter permease → MGQILRWGLLFFGGILMVMPIAYMISTSLKWPHEVYNVNLVPEEPTIENYTYVLEDGRFYLWFINSIIIAVITTISNLLFDSLVGYTLCKFKFPGRQIVFIAILSTLMIPTEMLVIPWYLMSQSFGWLDSYWGIMFPGLMTAFGTFLMKQFFESVPDDFIEAARIDGLNELHIWWTVAMPLVKPALAALAIFVFLGNWTAFLWPLIVTNSVEMYTIPVGLSGFGDEADVAWELIMTGAAISTIPTLVVFLIFQRFIIRGVVMAGLKG
- a CDS encoding sugar ABC transporter permease, with the protein product MRFYERLTIRQKLIVWAWSFLAIPVLFYSVIRFYPTGNAFLISFQEWNLLGSRTWTGWDNYIKLWNDPVFWKVFKNTFAYLIIGTPISLVISFVIAYHLDKVRFMHGFLRMLYFLPFMTSAVAMAWVWRWFYQGVPIGLFNNLLASIGIAQIEFLNSTTNALPAILAPAVWAGLGFQVIIFMAGLRAIPVSFYEAAKIDGVGWFTVLTQITLPLLRPTIVFIVVFSSIGFLRIFDHVFNMTTNNPGGPLNSTKPLVLMIYDTAFNGFDMGYAAAQTVVLFLILLVVSLLQLRLLRSE
- a CDS encoding extracellular solute-binding protein, with product MFKKWNSIALASVASVSTLFASAANAVEIEYWQYFFDARVEAMEQLITNFEAANPDITVKMTHFPYADYRTKVAAAIPAGEGPDVVQLFYGWLNDYVAANLIQPLPTDAFDPATIDAEFFPMVQAMKGEDGYHALPTAVRSLALFYNERLFADAGITAPPETLDELIEVAKKLTKKDGAGNITQVGITTGMNAQDHHWFREGLIRQFGGEPYQDDYRTVNYNTDAGIAALEYYTDLEKVHEVTASGFMDEPQAAFKAGRAGMHIDGSFRIGSLNKVRGLKWGVAELPANGDGMRANYSSYWVNGITTKAEGEKYDAAVKFMQYITSDEAMQIWLDVVGELPAKPSVGMTDANANHPVYGPFIRGLEYARTTKFANESAQRQVLMDMVGRADIEGQPLADSIAEAAAAEQKILDDYYN